Proteins encoded in a region of the Gammaproteobacteria bacterium genome:
- a CDS encoding cation:dicarboxylase symporter family transporter, translating to MTLATIANLLIFIAVLGFLFQLGRQKIGLSRRVLAGLIAGAVLGLFLQVAYGGSTEVMQGTLEWTNVVANGYVNLLRMIIMPLILITMIAAVLRVEEIKSLGKIGGSVVGLLILTTMIAALVGIAMALLFGLNAGELVAGARELARAEVLQARQGSVADMSIAELLVSFISTNIFADLTDARSTSIISVVVFGLIFGIAALLVCEETPERADPIKGFVDTTQAVIMRLVKIVMALTPYGVAALMTRVIATSDGQAILNLIGFVVASYLAIFIMFLVHALFVILLGVNPRSYFQKVWPVLTFAFVTRSSAATIPLTIRAQIEELKVPAPIANIAASFGATIGQNGCAGIYPAMLAVMVAPTMGVAIDLSFIASLVVIIAIGSFGIAGVGGGATNAALVVLPAMGFPVEIVALLISIEPLIDMARTALNVNGAITTGMITSRLLGSSVTSEGAGAEAELQSQS from the coding sequence ATGACTTTAGCTACCATTGCTAACCTGCTGATATTTATTGCTGTTCTTGGTTTTCTGTTTCAACTGGGGCGCCAGAAAATTGGTTTATCCCGCAGAGTACTGGCCGGCCTGATTGCCGGTGCCGTTCTTGGTCTGTTTCTGCAGGTGGCTTACGGCGGCAGTACCGAAGTCATGCAGGGCACCCTCGAATGGACCAATGTTGTTGCCAATGGCTACGTGAATCTGCTGCGCATGATTATTATGCCGCTGATTCTCATTACCATGATCGCGGCCGTGCTCAGGGTCGAGGAGATCAAATCACTGGGTAAGATAGGAGGCTCGGTAGTTGGCCTGCTGATTCTCACGACCATGATCGCGGCTCTGGTCGGTATCGCCATGGCACTGCTGTTTGGACTGAACGCCGGCGAACTTGTCGCTGGCGCGCGGGAACTGGCGCGGGCGGAAGTGTTGCAGGCGCGGCAAGGCAGTGTCGCCGACATGAGCATTGCGGAATTGCTGGTGAGTTTCATTTCCACCAATATTTTTGCTGATCTGACTGACGCCCGCTCAACCTCAATAATCAGTGTGGTTGTTTTCGGGCTGATCTTTGGTATTGCTGCGCTGCTGGTGTGTGAAGAAACTCCGGAACGGGCAGACCCAATCAAGGGCTTTGTCGATACCACCCAGGCAGTGATCATGCGGCTGGTGAAGATCGTCATGGCATTGACTCCCTATGGAGTAGCCGCGTTGATGACCCGGGTAATTGCCACTTCTGATGGCCAGGCCATCCTCAATCTGATTGGATTTGTGGTGGCGTCCTACCTGGCGATTTTCATCATGTTTCTGGTGCATGCCCTGTTTGTCATTCTACTGGGCGTCAACCCTCGCAGCTATTTCCAGAAGGTCTGGCCGGTCTTGACCTTCGCTTTTGTCACCCGCAGCTCGGCAGCCACGATTCCGCTCACCATCCGGGCTCAGATCGAAGAGCTGAAAGTCCCGGCCCCCATTGCCAATATTGCCGCCTCATTCGGTGCCACCATCGGACAGAATGGCTGTGCCGGCATTTATCCGGCCATGCTGGCGGTCATGGTGGCACCCACCATGGGCGTGGCCATCGACTTAAGCTTTATCGCCAGCCTGGTGGTGATCATTGCCATCGGATCGTTTGGCATTGCCGGCGTTGGTGGCGGCGCGACAAATGCCGCCCTGGTAGTGCTGCCGGCGATGGGTTTCCCCGTAGAGATTGTGGCCTTGTTGATTTCGATTGAACCATTGATCGACATGGCAAGAACCGCCTTGAACGTAAATGGGGCGATTACTACCGGCATGATTACTTCCAGGCTGCTGGGAAGCAGTGTGACCAGTGAGGGTGCGGGAGCGGAGGCTGAATTACAGAGTCAGTCCTGA
- a CDS encoding parallel beta-helix domain-containing protein has translation MKSRMPPCWNFKATRCTGILAVMLGLVACGEPAPQAPPLSFEERLQQQLIEARSGDVIEIPAGIHQMSRSLSLTVPGVTIRGQGMDQSVLSFKNQLQGAEGLLVSGDDFVIADLAIEDTIGDALKINESNKVTVSRVRTEWTGGPSESNGAYGIYPVQSSNVLIDGAVAIGASDAGIYVGQSTNIIVRNSRAENNVAGIEIENSTFADVHDNVATNNTGGILVFDLPDLPVQGGRNTRVFNNRISTNNTGNFAPAGNIVGTVPAGTGLMVLANDNIEIFDNQFEGNNSANVMIVSYHITGLGIEDPDYDPYPEQIYLHGNSFAGGGMSPDSEPLKALQAATGQPVPDVVWDGTVVEGRSAQDILCLQDNGEVGFVNLDAANGFAAPSFDPAAHECSMPSLSRIEF, from the coding sequence ATGAAGAGCAGAATGCCTCCTTGCTGGAATTTCAAAGCAACACGTTGCACAGGTATCCTGGCTGTCATGCTGGGGCTGGTCGCATGTGGTGAGCCCGCCCCCCAGGCACCTCCTCTCAGTTTTGAGGAACGCCTGCAGCAGCAATTGATCGAAGCACGGTCTGGCGATGTGATCGAGATTCCTGCCGGCATTCATCAGATGAGCCGCAGTCTTTCTCTGACGGTTCCCGGCGTCACAATCCGTGGCCAGGGCATGGATCAGTCAGTCCTGTCCTTCAAGAACCAGTTGCAGGGAGCCGAGGGACTGCTGGTCAGTGGCGATGATTTTGTCATAGCTGACCTGGCGATTGAGGACACGATCGGCGACGCACTGAAGATCAATGAAAGTAACAAAGTGACGGTAAGCAGGGTGAGGACCGAGTGGACAGGCGGACCTTCTGAATCCAACGGTGCTTATGGCATCTACCCGGTCCAGAGCAGCAATGTGCTGATTGACGGGGCTGTGGCCATTGGTGCTTCAGATGCCGGTATCTACGTGGGCCAGTCAACCAACATCATAGTCCGTAATTCCCGAGCCGAGAATAACGTGGCGGGAATCGAAATAGAAAATTCCACCTTTGCTGATGTACACGATAACGTGGCCACGAACAACACCGGTGGGATACTGGTGTTCGATCTGCCGGATCTGCCAGTTCAAGGCGGGCGCAATACGCGCGTTTTCAATAATCGGATAAGCACCAACAATACAGGCAATTTTGCGCCTGCAGGTAATATCGTCGGTACGGTGCCGGCAGGAACCGGCCTGATGGTGCTGGCTAATGACAATATAGAGATATTCGACAACCAGTTCGAGGGTAATAACAGCGCCAATGTCATGATAGTCAGCTATCACATCACCGGCCTGGGCATTGAAGACCCCGATTATGACCCTTATCCGGAGCAGATTTATCTGCATGGCAACAGCTTCGCAGGCGGCGGGATGAGTCCTGACTCCGAACCATTGAAGGCTCTGCAGGCCGCCACCGGGCAGCCGGTACCGGATGTGGTCTGGGACGGGACAGTTGTCGAGGGACGTTCTGCGCAGGACATTCTGTGCCTGCAGGACAACGGCGAGGTCGGATTCGTCAACCTGGATGCAGCCAATGGGTTTGCAGCGCCGTCTTTTGATCCGGCTGCCCATGAATGCTCAATGCCGAGCTTGTCCAGAATTGAGTTTTAG